In Luteitalea sp. TBR-22, one genomic interval encodes:
- a CDS encoding IS110 family transposase, whose product MDHVAIDLGGRESQICVRRPDGTVVEERRLRTHEVPRYLGERPGSRVIVETCSEAFWVADAARAAGHEVRVVPATLAPTLGVGARRMKTDRRDAQVLSEVSCRIDLPSVHIPSAEARAAKTLCGMRDGLVRSRTLLLNTVRGWLRTQGRRLASGSVHTFGARVRAAVGEPLPSYVARQLQLLEHLHAAIADADREVTAWATGDPVARRLLTVPGVGTVTAVRFVAALDDHTRFDGAHAVEAYVGLVPGQDSRGARARDLGITQAGARSLHWCLVQAAHCAKRTLKPGPLRDWVDAVQHRRGRQVAVVALARKLTGILYAIWRDGTRFDPHRTNAAPLAG is encoded by the coding sequence ATGGACCATGTTGCAATCGATCTCGGCGGAAGGGAATCCCAGATTTGCGTGCGGCGGCCCGACGGGACCGTCGTCGAGGAGCGGCGGCTGCGGACGCACGAGGTGCCGCGGTACCTGGGCGAGCGGCCCGGCAGCCGAGTGATTGTCGAGACGTGCAGTGAGGCCTTCTGGGTGGCCGACGCGGCACGGGCGGCCGGGCATGAGGTGCGGGTGGTGCCGGCGACCCTGGCGCCGACCCTGGGCGTGGGGGCGCGCCGGATGAAGACGGACCGGCGTGATGCGCAGGTGCTCAGCGAGGTGTCCTGCCGCATCGACCTGCCGTCGGTGCATATCCCGAGCGCCGAGGCGCGGGCGGCCAAGACGCTCTGCGGCATGCGCGACGGGCTGGTGCGCAGTCGCACGCTCCTGCTCAATACCGTGCGCGGCTGGCTGCGGACGCAGGGCCGCCGGCTGGCGAGTGGCAGCGTGCACACCTTCGGGGCGCGCGTCCGCGCCGCGGTAGGCGAGCCCCTCCCGAGCTACGTGGCCCGGCAGCTGCAGCTGCTGGAGCACCTGCATGCCGCCATCGCGGACGCCGACCGCGAGGTGACGGCCTGGGCCACGGGCGACCCGGTCGCGCGCCGCTTGCTGACGGTCCCCGGAGTCGGCACGGTGACCGCCGTGCGGTTTGTGGCGGCGCTCGACGACCACACGCGCTTCGACGGCGCGCACGCGGTGGAGGCGTATGTCGGGCTGGTGCCCGGCCAGGACTCGCGTGGCGCGCGGGCGCGTGACCTGGGGATTACCCAAGCGGGGGCCCGCAGCCTGCACTGGTGCCTCGTCCAGGCCGCGCACTGCGCGAAACGGACGCTGAAGCCGGGGCCGCTCCGCGACTGGGTCGACGCCGTGCAGCACCGGCGCGGGCGCCAGGTCGCCGTCGTGGCCTTGGCGCGCAAGTTGACCGGCATCCTGTATGCGATCTGGCGGGATGGCACCCGCTTCGACCCGCACCGGACCAACGCCGCGCCGCTGGCCGGGTAA